In a genomic window of Balaenoptera ricei isolate mBalRic1 chromosome 3, mBalRic1.hap2, whole genome shotgun sequence:
- the CNOT6 gene encoding CCR4-NOT transcription complex subunit 6 isoform X6, whose product MPKEKYEPPDPRRMYTIMSSEEAANGKKSHWVELEISGNPLTQDILNLYLEPDGTRRLLNYLLDNLAGTAKRISTEQPPPRSWIMLQEPDRTRPTVIFPTALFSVMCYNVLCDKYATRQLYGYCPSWALNWDYRKKAIIQEILSCNADVISLQEVETEQYYSFFLVELKERGYNGFFSPKSRARTMSEQERKHVDGCAIFFKTEKFTLVQKHTVEFNQLAMANSEGSEAMLNRVMTKDNIGVAVLLELRKELIEMSSGKPHLGTEKQLILVANAHMHWDPEYSDVKLVQTMMFLSEVKNIIDKASRSLQSSALGEFGTIPLVLCADLNSLPDSGVVEYLSTGGVETNHKDFKELRYNESLTKFSCNGKNGTTNGRITHGFKLKSAYESGLMPYTNYTFDFKGIIDYIFYSKPQLNTLGILGPLDHHWLVENNISGCPHPLIPSDHFSLFAQLELLLPFLPQVNGIHLPGRR is encoded by the exons gAAATCCACTTACCCAGGATATATTGAACCTCTATCTGGAACCAGATGGAACAAGAAGGCTACTGAACTATTTGCTTGATAATTTGGCAGGTACTGCAAAAAGAA TTTCAACAGAACAACCACCTCCAAGATCTTGGATTATGTTACAAGAACCAGACAGAACACGGCCAACTG TTATCTTTCCTACAGCCTTGTTTTCTGTCATGTGCTATAATGTTCTTTGTGATAAATATGCGACCCGGCAGTTATATGGCTACTGTCCATCATGGGCACTAAATTGGGACTACAGGAAAAAGGCCATTATTCAAGAAATCTTGAGTTGCAATGCTGATGTCATAAGTCTTCAG GAGGTTGAAACAGAACAGTATTACAGTTTTTTTCTGGTAGAACTGAAAGAACGTGGCTATAATGGATTCTTTAGTCCTAAATCTAGAGCTAGGACAATGtcagaacaagaaagaaaacatgttGATGGCTGTGCAATATTCTTTAAGACAGAAAA atttactTTGGTTCAGAAACACACTGTTGAATTTAATCAGCTAGCAATGGCAAATTCAGAAGGGTCTGAAGCTATGCTGAACAGAGTCATGACAAAAGATAACATTGGAGTTGCTGTACTGCTAGAACTTCGAAAAGAATTGATTGAAATGTCAT CTGGAAAGCCacatcttggaacagaaaaacaACTTATTCTCGTGGCTAATGCTCATATGCACTGGGACCCTGAATACTCTGATGTGAAGTTGGTTCAAACAATGATGTTCCTCTCAGAAGTGAAGAACATCATTGATAAAGCCTCGAGAAGCCTCCAGTCCAGTGCATTGGGAGAATTTGGAACTATTCCACTGGTGTTGTGTGCAGATCTTAATTCTTTGCCGGACtctg gtGTTGTGGAATATTTGAGCACTGGTGGAgtagaaacaaatcataaagactTTAAGGAACTGAGATATAATGAAAGTCTTACAAAATTCAGCTGTAATGGGAAAAATGGGACAACCAATGGAAGGATCACTCATGGTTTCAAGTTGAAGAGTGCCTATGAGAGTGGCCTGATGCCTTACACGAATTACACGTTTGATTTTAAG GGTATAATTGACTACATCTTCTATTCTAAACCTCAGCTGAACACTTTAGGCATCCTGGGACCTCTGGACCACCATTGGCTAGTTGAGAACAATATCAGCGGCTGCCCACACCCACTCATCCcctctgaccacttctcacttTTTGCACAACTGGAGCTCTTACTGCCTTTCCTGCCCCAAGTTAACGGCATTCACCTTCCTGGCAGGAGGTAG
- the CNOT6 gene encoding CCR4-NOT transcription complex subunit 6 isoform X7, translating into MVSLRELHLNNNLLRVLPFELGKLFQLQTLGLKGNPLTQDILNLYLEPDGTRRLLNYLLDNLAGTAKRISTEQPPPRSWIMLQEPDRTRPTVIFPTALFSVMCYNVLCDKYATRQLYGYCPSWALNWDYRKKAIIQEILSCNADVISLQEVETEQYYSFFLVELKERGYNGFFSPKSRARTMSEQERKHVDGCAIFFKTEKFTLVQKHTVEFNQLAMANSEGSEAMLNRVMTKDNIGVAVLLELRKELIEMSSGKPHLGTEKQLILVANAHMHWDPEYSDVKLVQTMMFLSEVKNIIDKASRSLQSSALGEFGTIPLVLCADLNSLPDSGVVEYLSTGGVETNHKDFKELRYNESLTKFSCNGKNGTTNGRITHGFKLKSAYESGLMPYTNYTFDFKGIIDYIFYSKPQLNTLGILGPLDHHWLVENNISGCPHPLIPSDHFSLFAQLELLLPFLPQVNGIHLPGRR; encoded by the exons gAAATCCACTTACCCAGGATATATTGAACCTCTATCTGGAACCAGATGGAACAAGAAGGCTACTGAACTATTTGCTTGATAATTTGGCAGGTACTGCAAAAAGAA TTTCAACAGAACAACCACCTCCAAGATCTTGGATTATGTTACAAGAACCAGACAGAACACGGCCAACTG TTATCTTTCCTACAGCCTTGTTTTCTGTCATGTGCTATAATGTTCTTTGTGATAAATATGCGACCCGGCAGTTATATGGCTACTGTCCATCATGGGCACTAAATTGGGACTACAGGAAAAAGGCCATTATTCAAGAAATCTTGAGTTGCAATGCTGATGTCATAAGTCTTCAG GAGGTTGAAACAGAACAGTATTACAGTTTTTTTCTGGTAGAACTGAAAGAACGTGGCTATAATGGATTCTTTAGTCCTAAATCTAGAGCTAGGACAATGtcagaacaagaaagaaaacatgttGATGGCTGTGCAATATTCTTTAAGACAGAAAA atttactTTGGTTCAGAAACACACTGTTGAATTTAATCAGCTAGCAATGGCAAATTCAGAAGGGTCTGAAGCTATGCTGAACAGAGTCATGACAAAAGATAACATTGGAGTTGCTGTACTGCTAGAACTTCGAAAAGAATTGATTGAAATGTCAT CTGGAAAGCCacatcttggaacagaaaaacaACTTATTCTCGTGGCTAATGCTCATATGCACTGGGACCCTGAATACTCTGATGTGAAGTTGGTTCAAACAATGATGTTCCTCTCAGAAGTGAAGAACATCATTGATAAAGCCTCGAGAAGCCTCCAGTCCAGTGCATTGGGAGAATTTGGAACTATTCCACTGGTGTTGTGTGCAGATCTTAATTCTTTGCCGGACtctg gtGTTGTGGAATATTTGAGCACTGGTGGAgtagaaacaaatcataaagactTTAAGGAACTGAGATATAATGAAAGTCTTACAAAATTCAGCTGTAATGGGAAAAATGGGACAACCAATGGAAGGATCACTCATGGTTTCAAGTTGAAGAGTGCCTATGAGAGTGGCCTGATGCCTTACACGAATTACACGTTTGATTTTAAG GGTATAATTGACTACATCTTCTATTCTAAACCTCAGCTGAACACTTTAGGCATCCTGGGACCTCTGGACCACCATTGGCTAGTTGAGAACAATATCAGCGGCTGCCCACACCCACTCATCCcctctgaccacttctcacttTTTGCACAACTGGAGCTCTTACTGCCTTTCCTGCCCCAAGTTAACGGCATTCACCTTCCTGGCAGGAGGTAG